The Saccharopolyspora gloriosae genome window below encodes:
- a CDS encoding ATP-grasp domain-containing protein, which yields MPRSGADEDDLPDVLAGIGVTAQWAPWDDPAAAFGEADLVVLRSTWDYPLRRKEFLGWCDSVPALANPAGVARWNTDKTYLADLAERGVPVVPTELIRPGEPLRSPWPDVDFVLKPSVGASSRGAARFAPGEFDSAVAHLAGLHANDQRVLVQPYQRAVDREGETALVFFGGTYSHAFVKGAMLPDSAVPDTAPGERFGVRPDPALRRAAEDAMDAAAGLHGLRRADLLYARVDVVRGDDGAPLLLELELTEPSLGFAQADPGAKARFASAVRAALR from the coding sequence TTGCCGCGCTCCGGCGCCGACGAGGACGACCTGCCGGACGTGCTCGCCGGGATCGGCGTGACCGCGCAGTGGGCTCCCTGGGACGACCCGGCCGCCGCGTTCGGCGAAGCCGACCTCGTGGTGCTGCGCAGCACCTGGGACTACCCGCTGCGGCGCAAGGAGTTCCTCGGCTGGTGCGACTCGGTGCCCGCGCTGGCGAACCCGGCCGGGGTGGCGCGCTGGAACACCGACAAGACCTACCTCGCGGACCTGGCCGAGCGCGGTGTCCCGGTGGTGCCGACCGAACTGATCCGGCCCGGAGAGCCGTTGCGGTCGCCGTGGCCGGACGTCGACTTCGTGCTCAAACCCTCGGTGGGGGCGAGTTCGCGGGGCGCCGCGCGGTTCGCGCCGGGCGAGTTCGATTCGGCCGTCGCGCACCTCGCCGGGCTGCACGCTAACGACCAGCGAGTGCTCGTGCAGCCCTACCAGCGCGCCGTCGACCGGGAAGGGGAGACGGCGCTGGTCTTCTTCGGCGGGACCTATTCGCACGCGTTCGTGAAGGGCGCGATGCTCCCGGATTCGGCAGTGCCGGACACGGCGCCGGGGGAGCGGTTCGGCGTGCGGCCGGACCCGGCGCTGCGCCGCGCCGCGGAGGACGCGATGGACGCCGCCGCCGGGTTGCACGGCCTGCGCCGCGCGGACCTGCTGTACGCGCGGGTCGACGTCGTGCGCGGCGACGACGGCGCACCGCTGCTGCTCGAACTGGAGCTCACCGAGCCGTCGCTCGGTTTCGCGCAAGCCGACCCCGGCGCCAAGGCGCGCTTCGCGTCCGCCGTGCGCGCCGCCCTGCGCTGA
- a CDS encoding transcriptional regulator, translated as MTEYAQRTDRPAMSEWIEQMAAHFEATEGMPLIAGRILAFLLICDPPERTAAELSHGLNASSGSISTNVRLLLRLGVISKTTRQGREAALYRVEEQRWPELVRHRMQQVTGLEQLTEEGLRMFSGQGERARRLRTVHEFYKWLAGEMPELWQRWERERRGHRF; from the coding sequence GTGACCGAGTACGCGCAGCGCACCGATCGTCCGGCGATGTCCGAGTGGATCGAGCAGATGGCCGCGCACTTCGAAGCCACCGAAGGCATGCCGCTGATCGCCGGGCGGATCCTCGCGTTCCTGCTGATCTGCGACCCGCCGGAGCGCACCGCCGCGGAGCTCTCGCACGGGCTCAACGCCAGCAGCGGCTCCATCAGCACCAACGTCCGACTGCTGCTGCGGCTCGGAGTGATCTCCAAGACGACCCGGCAAGGCCGCGAAGCCGCGCTGTACCGCGTCGAGGAGCAGCGCTGGCCGGAGCTGGTGCGGCACCGCATGCAGCAGGTCACCGGGCTCGAACAGCTCACCGAAGAAGGTCTGCGCATGTTCAGCGGGCAAGGCGAACGTGCCCGCAGGCTGCGCACCGTCCACGAGTTCTACAAATGGCTCGCAGGCGAAATGCCCGAACTCTGGCAGCGCTGGGAACGCGAACGACGTGGTCATCGGTTCTGA
- a CDS encoding COX15/CtaA family protein — MPMSSLSSRIPASSHRLVRWLALAVLITQALISVTGSVVRVTGSGLGCPTWPQCFPGSMVPIEHPEVAQLHQVIEFGNRTLTGLVGFVALACLIAAWQVRPRRPRLVRLALIMPVGVVVQAIIGGITVLVDLSWWSVSIHFMASAVLIWLAACLFKAAGEGDEEPTPVVPGNMRRLLVALTAVTAAMLIAGTLVTAAGPHAGDADTPRLVVAVPTLVQAHGLLVMAYVCLLAVFGVWLRSARPTKALLRAYTAACVLVLAQGALGSAQYLLGVPEAMVVLHVLGSTLVITVTALLWGESRYRGKLPEPSTPTEASPTPTAA, encoded by the coding sequence GTGCCGATGTCCTCGTTGTCGTCCCGGATTCCGGCGTCCAGCCACCGCTTGGTACGCTGGCTCGCGCTCGCCGTTCTCATCACCCAGGCCCTGATCTCGGTGACCGGCTCCGTCGTCCGGGTGACCGGCTCGGGACTCGGCTGCCCCACGTGGCCGCAGTGCTTCCCCGGCAGCATGGTGCCCATCGAGCACCCCGAGGTCGCACAGCTGCACCAGGTGATCGAGTTCGGCAACCGCACGCTGACCGGGCTGGTCGGCTTCGTCGCGCTGGCCTGCCTGATCGCCGCGTGGCAGGTGCGTCCGCGCCGTCCGCGCCTGGTGCGGCTGGCGCTGATCATGCCGGTCGGCGTGGTCGTGCAGGCGATCATCGGCGGCATCACCGTGCTGGTGGACCTGAGCTGGTGGAGCGTGTCGATCCACTTCATGGCCTCGGCGGTGCTGATCTGGCTGGCGGCCTGCCTGTTCAAGGCCGCGGGCGAAGGCGACGAGGAGCCCACGCCGGTGGTCCCCGGCAACATGCGGCGGCTGCTGGTGGCGCTGACCGCGGTGACGGCCGCGATGCTGATCGCGGGCACGCTGGTCACGGCGGCGGGCCCGCACGCGGGCGACGCCGACACGCCCCGCCTCGTCGTGGCGGTGCCGACCTTGGTGCAGGCGCACGGCCTGCTGGTGATGGCGTACGTGTGCCTGCTGGCGGTGTTCGGCGTGTGGCTGCGCAGCGCGCGGCCCACCAAGGCGCTGCTGCGCGCGTACACCGCGGCGTGCGTCCTGGTGCTGGCGCAGGGCGCGCTGGGTTCGGCGCAGTACCTGCTCGGCGTGCCCGAAGCGATGGTCGTGCTGCACGTGCTCGGCTCCACGTTGGTGATCACCGTGACGGCCCTCCTGTGGGGCGAATCCCGCTACCGCGGCAAGCTCCCCGAGCCGTCCACCCCCACCGAAGCATCGCCCACCCCCACAGCGGCCTAG
- a CDS encoding SCO6745 family protein, with protein sequence MTEPHTDVTPGAELARPCHKALEALHALIYFSPDADEAFTALGLDTRTMRYFAGRAAPMGAVGAGVVAATFYNFNPRIIAEVIPHAWSIASPATVVETRFRAADTTLRKLLGEDVIASDELAEAAALARRATEACRPEARPLYAGHADLEWPSEPHLVLWHAISLLREHRGDGHLMALQQAELSGLHALVLQITSGEGLSRKFAQLSRGWSDEEWAQAQDELRERGLLDADGAITDEGAALRERIEQRTDVLAAAPWAHLGAENAQRLAAHGKQLSRKVAKAGAFPGQAFAHGERQ encoded by the coding sequence ATGACTGAGCCGCACACCGACGTGACGCCCGGCGCCGAACTGGCCCGCCCCTGCCACAAAGCCCTCGAAGCGCTGCACGCGCTGATCTACTTCAGCCCCGACGCGGACGAGGCGTTCACCGCACTGGGACTCGACACGCGCACGATGCGCTACTTCGCCGGTCGCGCCGCCCCGATGGGCGCCGTCGGCGCCGGAGTCGTGGCCGCCACCTTCTACAACTTCAACCCGCGGATCATCGCCGAGGTGATCCCGCACGCGTGGTCCATCGCGTCCCCGGCCACGGTCGTCGAAACTCGCTTCCGCGCCGCCGACACCACGCTGCGCAAGCTGCTCGGCGAGGACGTCATCGCCTCCGACGAGCTCGCCGAGGCCGCCGCGCTGGCCCGCCGCGCCACCGAGGCCTGCCGCCCCGAGGCCCGCCCGCTCTACGCCGGGCACGCCGACCTGGAGTGGCCGAGCGAGCCGCACCTGGTGCTCTGGCACGCGATCTCGCTGCTGCGCGAGCACCGCGGTGACGGCCACCTGATGGCGCTGCAGCAGGCAGAACTGTCCGGCCTGCACGCGCTCGTCCTGCAGATCACCAGCGGGGAGGGGTTGTCGCGCAAGTTCGCCCAGCTCAGCCGCGGCTGGTCCGACGAGGAATGGGCGCAGGCCCAGGACGAGCTGCGCGAGCGCGGCCTGCTCGACGCCGACGGCGCGATCACCGACGAGGGCGCCGCGCTGCGGGAACGCATCGAGCAGCGGACCGACGTCCTGGCCGCCGCCCCGTGGGCGCACCTGGGCGCCGAGAACGCGCAGCGCCTCGCCGCGCACGGCAAGCAGCTGAGCAGGAAGGTCGCGAAGGCTGGCGCCTTCCCGGGTCAGGCCTTCGCCCACGGCGAGCGCCAGTAA
- a CDS encoding ABC transporter permease: MNRGAETGEAGADLARQDRPSSGAGRFPAGTFAPAPGRGRALRMLAAHTRIEALLIIRHGEQALLTLIIPLALLIGLSTLHIGTVPEPRVDSVAPRILALAVMSTAFTGQAIALGFDRRYGVLKRLSATALPRWTLISGRVLATLLVVALQAVLLGITAVLLGWTPSPLGVLAALPVLVLGTFAFGAAGVLVGGAFRAEIVLAVANAIWFVLLLAGGLALPAGDLPGPVGVTAGLLPSGALATALETTLEHAALPGWQPVLVLLVWAGAAGALAVRTTRLT; the protein is encoded by the coding sequence GTGAACCGTGGCGCGGAGACAGGCGAGGCCGGCGCGGACCTCGCACGCCAGGACCGGCCGAGCTCGGGCGCCGGGCGGTTCCCGGCGGGCACGTTCGCGCCCGCTCCCGGACGCGGCCGCGCGCTGCGGATGCTGGCCGCGCACACCCGGATAGAGGCGCTGCTGATCATCCGCCACGGCGAGCAGGCGCTGCTCACGCTGATCATCCCGCTGGCGCTGCTGATCGGGCTGAGCACGCTGCACATCGGCACGGTGCCGGAGCCGCGGGTCGACTCGGTCGCGCCGCGGATCCTCGCGCTCGCGGTGATGTCCACGGCGTTCACCGGCCAGGCGATCGCGCTCGGCTTCGACCGGCGCTACGGCGTGCTCAAGCGGCTGTCGGCGACGGCGCTGCCGCGGTGGACGCTGATCAGCGGCAGGGTGCTGGCGACGCTGCTGGTGGTGGCGTTGCAGGCCGTGCTGCTGGGGATCACGGCGGTGCTGCTGGGCTGGACGCCGAGTCCGCTCGGGGTGCTGGCGGCGCTGCCGGTGCTGGTGCTGGGCACCTTCGCGTTCGGCGCGGCCGGTGTGCTGGTCGGCGGCGCGTTCCGGGCGGAGATCGTGCTGGCGGTGGCGAACGCGATCTGGTTCGTGCTGCTGCTGGCGGGCGGGCTCGCGCTCCCCGCCGGTGATCTGCCCGGGCCGGTCGGCGTGACCGCCGGGCTGCTGCCTTCGGGGGCGCTGGCCACCGCGCTGGAGACGACCTTGGAGCACGCCGCGCTGCCCGGGTGGCAGCCGGTGCTGGTGCTGCTGGTCTGGGCGGGCGCGGCCGGTGCGCTCGCCGTGCGCACGACTCGCCTCACCTGA
- a CDS encoding ABC transporter ATP-binding protein, translating into MRGLTKRFGDTVAVAGLDLRMSRGSVLALLGPNGAGKTTTVEICEGFQRPDGGSVRVLGLDPATQGERLRPRIGVMPQGGGAYPGVRAAEMLDLVAACSADPIDPRWLLDTLGLGSAGRTPYKRLSGGQQQRLSLACALVGRPELVFLDEPTAGLDPQARHLVWDLVAALRRDGVGVLLTTHLMDEAEALADRVVVVDHGRAVADGTTAELTADPQGKQELKFHSEPALDLDLLLAVLPEGYEATEQRRGQYVVRGTIDPQVVSAVTAWCARHGVLANELRVSRRSLEDVFLDLTGRELRS; encoded by the coding sequence GTGCGCGGGCTGACCAAGCGCTTCGGCGACACCGTGGCCGTCGCCGGGCTGGACCTGCGCATGTCCCGCGGCAGCGTGCTCGCCCTGCTCGGCCCCAACGGGGCGGGCAAGACGACCACCGTCGAGATCTGCGAGGGCTTCCAACGGCCTGACGGCGGATCCGTGCGGGTGCTCGGACTCGACCCCGCCACCCAAGGTGAGCGGCTGCGCCCCCGCATCGGCGTCATGCCCCAGGGCGGCGGCGCGTACCCGGGAGTGCGCGCGGCCGAGATGCTGGACCTCGTCGCGGCGTGCTCCGCCGATCCGATCGACCCGCGCTGGCTGCTGGACACGCTCGGGCTCGGTTCCGCCGGGCGCACCCCGTACAAGCGGCTCTCCGGTGGGCAGCAGCAGCGGTTGTCGCTGGCGTGCGCGCTGGTCGGCCGCCCGGAACTGGTGTTCCTCGACGAGCCCACCGCCGGGCTCGATCCGCAGGCCCGGCACCTGGTGTGGGACCTGGTCGCCGCGCTGCGCCGCGACGGCGTCGGCGTGCTGCTGACCACGCACCTGATGGACGAGGCGGAGGCGCTCGCCGACCGGGTCGTCGTCGTCGACCACGGCCGCGCCGTCGCCGACGGCACCACCGCCGAGCTCACCGCCGACCCGCAGGGCAAGCAGGAGCTGAAGTTCCACTCCGAACCAGCGCTCGACCTCGACCTGCTGCTGGCCGTGCTCCCGGAGGGCTACGAGGCCACCGAGCAGCGCCGCGGGCAGTACGTGGTGCGCGGCACCATCGACCCGCAGGTCGTCTCCGCCGTCACCGCGTGGTGCGCGCGGCACGGCGTGCTGGCCAACGAACTCCGGGTGAGCAGGCGCAGCCTGGAGGACGTGTTCCTGGACCTGACCGGACGGGAGTTGCGCTCGTGA
- the mptB gene encoding polyprenol phosphomannose-dependent alpha 1,6 mannosyltransferase MptB, with product MGAGETNKRHGAGRDVPARSGARPEDAGPGDDGERGEATTAAEGAAVRTAEAAGPSTDTAYAGAAPTDRQPAPLDPPERRQLDLVRRFGTTGSLVLAFGAIGAGAAPVDNPLIGVRLLGLPARIPTVAMACAWLGMLMVVTAWLWLGKLSWPGRDRMVSRTQMDRTVVMWGLPLAIAPPLFSTDMYTYLAQNAVAALGINPYSLGPGTALGVDNPLVANVPNIWRDTPSPYGPLFLMFGQHIARVIGDDVVFGVLLWRVVMIIGLVLAIWAIPRLAARCGVHPVAALWLSAANPITLFHVVSGAHNEALLVGIMLAAIELGLRWRTPLGVIAAGVLLSIGGAIKPPGFVALGFFGIYVARRRGGRMRDLVGVAALLGVVLLVTMTIITVSSGWGLGWIETYDVPNRIKTWLAPMTAFGMTGGGLGMLLGLGNHTNSMLVITKIFGYAITGGVCLRLLWLSFKGRIEPLAALGITLGTLAVFGPVLHPWYLLWMVVPLSLSTNDHRFRLGAAAICSIVALVVPPTGAAFLLRAYQIPFAVIASLIAFGVLLWLMRGKVPPLLPTRKGRRPVTS from the coding sequence GACGGTGAACGGGGCGAGGCCACGACGGCGGCCGAAGGCGCCGCGGTCCGGACCGCGGAGGCCGCGGGACCGAGCACCGACACCGCGTACGCGGGCGCCGCGCCGACCGACCGGCAACCCGCGCCGCTGGACCCGCCGGAACGCCGCCAGCTCGACCTCGTCCGCCGCTTCGGCACCACCGGCTCGCTCGTGCTGGCCTTCGGCGCGATCGGCGCCGGCGCCGCCCCCGTCGACAACCCGCTGATCGGGGTGCGGCTGCTCGGACTGCCCGCGCGCATCCCCACCGTCGCGATGGCCTGCGCCTGGCTCGGCATGCTCATGGTCGTCACCGCGTGGCTGTGGCTGGGCAAGCTCTCCTGGCCCGGTCGGGACCGCATGGTCAGCCGCACCCAGATGGACCGCACCGTCGTGATGTGGGGCCTGCCGCTGGCCATCGCCCCGCCGCTGTTCAGCACCGACATGTACACGTACCTGGCGCAGAACGCGGTGGCCGCGCTCGGCATCAACCCGTACTCGCTGGGGCCCGGCACCGCACTCGGGGTGGACAACCCGCTGGTCGCGAACGTGCCGAACATCTGGCGCGACACGCCCTCCCCGTACGGCCCGCTGTTCCTCATGTTCGGCCAGCACATCGCCCGCGTCATCGGCGACGACGTGGTGTTCGGCGTGCTGCTGTGGCGAGTCGTGATGATCATCGGACTGGTGCTGGCGATCTGGGCCATCCCGCGGCTCGCCGCGCGCTGCGGCGTGCACCCGGTGGCGGCGCTGTGGCTCTCCGCCGCCAACCCGATCACGCTGTTCCACGTGGTCAGCGGTGCGCACAACGAGGCGCTGCTGGTCGGCATCATGCTCGCCGCCATCGAGCTCGGACTGCGCTGGCGCACCCCGCTCGGCGTGATCGCCGCCGGCGTGCTGCTGAGCATCGGCGGCGCGATCAAACCTCCCGGCTTCGTCGCGCTCGGCTTCTTCGGCATCTACGTCGCCCGCAGGCGCGGCGGCCGGATGCGCGACCTGGTCGGCGTGGCCGCGCTGCTCGGCGTGGTGCTGCTCGTCACGATGACGATCATCACGGTGTCCAGCGGCTGGGGGCTCGGTTGGATCGAGACCTACGACGTGCCGAACCGGATCAAGACCTGGCTGGCGCCGATGACCGCGTTCGGCATGACCGGCGGCGGCCTCGGGATGCTGCTCGGGCTCGGCAACCACACCAACTCGATGCTGGTCATCACCAAGATCTTCGGCTACGCCATCACCGGCGGGGTCTGCCTGCGGCTGCTGTGGCTGTCGTTCAAGGGGCGCATCGAACCGCTGGCCGCGCTCGGCATCACCCTCGGCACGCTCGCCGTGTTCGGGCCGGTGCTGCACCCCTGGTACCTGCTGTGGATGGTGGTGCCGCTGTCGCTGTCCACCAACGACCACCGGTTCCGGCTGGGCGCGGCGGCGATCTGCTCCATCGTCGCGCTGGTCGTGCCGCCGACGGGTGCCGCCTTCCTGCTGCGCGCCTACCAGATCCCGTTCGCCGTGATCGCCTCGCTGATCGCCTTCGGCGTCCTGCTGTGGCTCATGCGCGGCAAGGTTCCACCGCTGCTGCCCACCCGCAAGGGCCGGCGGCCCGTCACGTCATAG